The segment AAGCCCACAACTTCATGAGACGCATTCAATGAATACTTGGATGCCAAAGCTACTGCAAGAGCCAGTGCGCAAATTGCGTATGGCCTGATGAGGCCTCGATGGATCATCAGAGGCAATGAAATCCCGACAACGCTGCATGTCATTGCAGGATAAAGCACTAATCCCCTCAGAATAAAAGAAGCCGAGATGCCGTAGGCAAGTCCTTCAAGCTCCCACTTCAGCACCAACATCATAAAAGCGCCTGCTGCGAGCCCTGCTGCAGAGCATACCATCTCTACAGAACCAACATTCCAATGTTTGCCGACGCCCATGAGCATTCCTCTCGACATGGCGCCTGGAATAAGGAATACGCGACCGGCAGTGAGAATAATCAGTATTGTCGACATGGTCTGCATATTCTCGGGAGCGATGCTGGACTCGCCGAGCCAAACAACCAAAAAGTGCGGTCCGAGCAGCACTATATAGAATAAAATAAACCCTGAAAGAGCCGAGGAAACGGCCATGGACTCCATGGTGATGCGCGAGAGCCCCTTCAGGTCGTTCTTGCCGCTCAGGTCGGACGCCACAGGTGAGAGAAACTTGCCGAAGCTTGCCGAGAGGGACATCGACTTCACCACAAGCATCATTGGATAGCTGAACATGGCGACGGCCGTCGCATTGATGACGCCCGCCAGCAGCGTGCTGCCCTGCAGGAGGAGCATCGAGGACACCGTGATCACGAGCGAGGCCCCGCACATGGAGAGTATAGTACGCAGCGCCTCCTTGCTCCAACGCCTGGGATGGATGCCGCCGATGGCCGCCATGTTGCTTATGGAGTAGCCCGCCCTGAATTGGATGAGCCCATTCACCAGAGGCGGCAGGGCCATGATGAGGCCGTAAATGAAAATGTTCTCCGTCAGATACAAGGCGATGCAGGCGGCGACGAACTTGACGACGAGAACCAGAAGCTCAATGGAAGCGGAGACGTCAAAACGATGGGACGAGGCGAGGAGGCCGTATCCAATGCGGAACGGCAGGCTCAGGCTGACGCTGCCCAGCGTGAACAGGACGAGCCAGAAAAGAATTCTGGAACTCTCGCTGTCGTAATTGTACGCATCACCGAAGTAATACGCGATCACCGGTGTGACGAGCAGACCAAGCAAGCCCGCGAGTATGGTGACGCCGGCAGATGTGGAAACGAGTTCCACGATTTTTTCGTTCTCTCCTCTGGCGCGCATGGCCGGCAGAATGCGCGGCATTGTCGAAGAAACACCGAGATCAAACAGTTGAAAGTACGCGGAGAAGTTCGAGGCGAGCAGCCAGAGGCCAAGAACCTCCAGGCCGAAAACACGCGTCGCATACCCAGTAAGCACGAGCGCGCTGAGCATGGAGGCCACGCGAAGAAGCCAGAAACTGCCGACATTGAATAGTGTCTGCTTGAAAGAAGGTAGCTGAATCTGCAAGGACTGCTCACGCCTGCTGATGTTTATCGGAATCGCAAGGTTTCTAGGCTTTGTCC is part of the Oceanidesulfovibrio indonesiensis genome and harbors:
- a CDS encoding lipopolysaccharide biosynthesis protein; protein product: MPGRVQRTVEKVVSAGWLKVSGCGTRKNIKIEDYFWGVKVCTFWSKTASERKTIARQTKHSVSDSVAPGCTKSVWTSTWTKPRNLAIPINISRREQSLQIQLPSFKQTLFNVGSFWLLRVASMLSALVLTGYATRVFGLEVLGLWLLASNFSAYFQLFDLGVSSTMPRILPAMRARGENEKIVELVSTSAGVTILAGLLGLLVTPVIAYYFGDAYNYDSESSRILFWLVLFTLGSVSLSLPFRIGYGLLASSHRFDVSASIELLVLVVKFVAACIALYLTENIFIYGLIMALPPLVNGLIQFRAGYSISNMAAIGGIHPRRWSKEALRTILSMCGASLVITVSSMLLLQGSTLLAGVINATAVAMFSYPMMLVVKSMSLSASFGKFLSPVASDLSGKNDLKGLSRITMESMAVSSALSGFILFYIVLLGPHFLVVWLGESSIAPENMQTMSTILIILTAGRVFLIPGAMSRGMLMGVGKHWNVGSVEMVCSAAGLAAGAFMMLVLKWELEGLAYGISASFILRGLVLYPAMTCSVVGISLPLMIHRGLIRPYAICALALAVALASKYSLNASHEVVGLWVGVLAGTAILVSGTWVFIISHDRKKAITQRIKQILKRVLLRS